In Alteromonas sp. V450, the following proteins share a genomic window:
- a CDS encoding TnsD family Tn7-like transposition protein, whose product MELLQYLPRRYKGETVYSMAARLVLNDISVSTSRSLQNVFHNRNLQLDSAFPSFIPALAEKMGCSCDELVQQHSLFPYFSVFANGSAIRRALTALLNGESSVAYKALGLLASRLADEAYLKYCPVCATQQKVAYGETYWRREHQLPMVNVCVEHHCKLIQVSRKRKQLLFPESDKPSNYDIDVVEMKLAEISTGLLSSGHFETAKLLRGYAARLFARGLATTKSVHHGRWFNEMFEYFSLLRAHDDRVAQLFSKQSEHGFPANVFYSDKSSHHPIKHVLIICFLFEHFGDFVVNYSNASTITTQQSKVKPLKQSEIDQARYKRVIHYLNQNLSLRQIVKNANVSAATVRNIARSQGITLTSSKRKINDGVERLITIKLMVGWPTEVIAARLGVSKSDVEQVLSGHPEIKALRQRIRHYRKRHESRDSLLETVAGLSDLRVKHLKDRCYRDYMWLYKNDRAWLFDTLKQHSFSNLKS is encoded by the coding sequence ATGGAGTTGCTCCAATATTTACCTCGACGATACAAAGGTGAGACCGTCTACAGCATGGCTGCACGGTTGGTTTTAAATGACATTTCGGTTTCTACGTCTCGAAGCTTACAGAATGTGTTTCATAACAGAAATCTGCAACTTGACTCTGCTTTCCCGTCTTTCATCCCCGCACTTGCCGAGAAAATGGGGTGCAGTTGCGATGAACTCGTCCAGCAACATTCACTTTTTCCATATTTTTCGGTGTTTGCTAATGGTAGTGCTATTCGAAGAGCCTTAACTGCTTTGCTGAATGGGGAAAGCAGTGTTGCATACAAAGCGCTGGGTTTATTAGCAAGCCGTTTAGCAGATGAGGCCTATCTTAAATACTGTCCTGTTTGTGCGACTCAACAAAAAGTCGCTTACGGAGAAACCTATTGGCGTCGAGAGCATCAGTTGCCGATGGTCAATGTTTGCGTTGAACACCATTGCAAACTAATTCAGGTTTCGCGAAAGCGTAAGCAACTGTTGTTTCCTGAAAGTGACAAGCCCAGTAATTATGACATCGATGTTGTTGAGATGAAGCTCGCCGAAATAAGCACGGGTTTGCTAAGCAGCGGTCACTTCGAAACCGCAAAATTATTGAGAGGGTACGCTGCAAGGCTTTTCGCTAGGGGGCTAGCGACAACTAAGTCTGTTCATCATGGCAGATGGTTTAATGAAATGTTTGAGTATTTTTCCCTATTAAGAGCGCATGATGATAGGGTGGCTCAGCTTTTTTCAAAGCAAAGTGAGCATGGATTTCCTGCTAATGTATTTTACTCGGATAAGTCTAGCCATCATCCGATCAAACACGTTCTGATTATCTGTTTTCTCTTCGAGCACTTCGGCGATTTTGTTGTGAACTACAGCAATGCTTCAACTATCACCACTCAACAAAGCAAAGTTAAGCCACTCAAACAGTCAGAGATTGATCAAGCTCGGTATAAGAGAGTTATCCATTACTTGAATCAAAACTTATCTCTTCGACAGATAGTGAAAAACGCCAATGTTAGTGCGGCTACGGTGAGAAATATTGCTCGAAGCCAAGGCATAACCCTAACCTCGTCGAAACGAAAGATTAATGATGGAGTCGAACGGTTGATTACCATTAAATTGATGGTAGGGTGGCCGACCGAAGTGATTGCGGCTCGACTTGGTGTCTCCAAATCCGATGTTGAGCAAGTGTTATCAGGACATCCAGAAATAAAGGCTCTTCGACAACGAATACGGCATTACAGAAAGCGTCATGAGAGCAGAGATAGTTTGCTTGAGACGGTGGCTGGATTGAGCGATTTGCGCGTTAAGCATCTGAAAGATAGGTGTTACCGCGATTATATGTGGTTATATAAAAACGACAGGGCATGGTTGTTTGATACCCTTAAGCAGCATAGCTTTAGCAATCTCAAGAGCTGA
- a CDS encoding ATP-binding protein, which yields MSRHTVTKNTATYRDELRTKYAGNPLVESMPEFLSKEAFNERIGKSTPLPAEFFSIRRVDALDDILTLEKSFFPVPQCYLLYENLYSLVRRYYGGVNPLDAHTVAKTHELAYHLKQGKEWKLPAETLLDDGEGESQSILISGRSGLGKSRNIRRLFKLLFDQVTVHEIYKGKPFITVQVFYISIDMANSKNKTALSLAFFAELDRVLGFNASKDFLNYKLKPSQYLNAMQLACLKYHIGVIHIDEMQYILNRPKSTKKNSENDLPTLPELESLFNQVGVPIIVSTTSEALQQFKNSLKRPNADATPLQLASRLSSCSHITFHQWQRRAKQVDAFFDVFFPANVFKNDLAIDEKFKRHFLILCAGVIKAMVFLAVSFLRSLHAKINGPGFKDGDSLIGFLSNVYKTRFDTWDSSLKDSLKVYQIGPSPGELNTQQNDNHSFANSQDNEAVVVVTEVEQAKRTRAKTTKRQPRAADVIERIEEGEELIDADSIVATYEKGQTRV from the coding sequence ATGTCACGCCATACTGTTACAAAAAATACCGCTACCTATCGAGACGAGCTTAGAACAAAATATGCTGGTAATCCTTTGGTTGAATCAATGCCTGAATTTTTAAGCAAGGAGGCTTTCAATGAGCGGATCGGAAAGTCGACACCGTTACCTGCGGAATTCTTTTCCATTCGACGTGTGGATGCGCTGGACGACATACTGACTTTAGAAAAGTCATTCTTCCCAGTTCCTCAGTGTTACCTGCTTTATGAAAATCTCTATTCGCTAGTCCGGCGGTATTATGGTGGAGTAAATCCATTGGACGCTCATACGGTGGCTAAAACACATGAACTTGCTTATCACCTAAAGCAAGGTAAAGAGTGGAAATTGCCAGCTGAAACCTTGTTGGATGACGGTGAAGGTGAATCACAATCAATATTAATCTCAGGCCGAAGTGGCCTTGGAAAATCACGTAACATTCGACGCCTTTTCAAGTTGTTGTTTGATCAAGTAACTGTCCATGAGATCTACAAGGGAAAGCCATTTATCACCGTGCAAGTTTTTTATATCAGCATTGACATGGCTAATTCAAAAAATAAAACCGCGCTTTCACTGGCATTTTTTGCTGAGTTAGACCGAGTGCTGGGATTCAATGCCAGCAAGGATTTCCTGAATTACAAATTAAAGCCATCTCAATATTTGAATGCGATGCAACTGGCTTGTCTTAAGTATCATATTGGTGTGATCCACATAGATGAAATGCAATACATTTTAAATCGCCCCAAGTCTACTAAAAAGAACTCTGAAAATGACCTGCCGACATTGCCTGAGCTCGAATCACTTTTTAACCAAGTGGGGGTGCCGATTATTGTCTCGACGACTTCCGAAGCATTGCAGCAGTTTAAGAACAGCCTGAAGCGCCCTAATGCAGATGCCACCCCATTACAGTTGGCTAGTCGTTTATCATCATGCAGTCACATCACCTTTCATCAATGGCAACGCAGGGCGAAACAGGTCGATGCGTTTTTCGATGTGTTTTTCCCTGCAAACGTTTTTAAGAATGATTTAGCTATTGATGAAAAATTTAAACGTCACTTTTTGATTTTGTGTGCGGGTGTTATCAAAGCAATGGTTTTCTTAGCAGTGTCTTTTCTGCGAAGCCTGCACGCAAAAATAAATGGTCCGGGGTTTAAAGACGGGGATTCACTCATTGGGTTTCTAAGTAACGTCTACAAAACACGATTTGACACGTGGGACAGCTCACTAAAGGATTCTCTTAAGGTATACCAGATTGGACCTTCCCCCGGAGAACTCAATACTCAACAAAATGACAACCATTCATTTGCTAATAGTCAGGACAACGAGGCCGTTGTGGTAGTTACGGAAGTGGAACAAGCCAAACGAACCCGAGCAAAAACAACAAAAAGGCAACCTAGGGCTGCGGACGTTATCGAGCGGATTGAGGAAGGTGAAGAGTTAATTGATGCTGATAGCATTGTCGCGACTTATGAAAAGGGACAGACACGTGTTTAA
- a CDS encoding TnsA endonuclease N-terminal domain-containing protein — translation MKLFNSEANNKKIRAFNEAQQKGEYRPFLSPSFMSAGTRSIFKCPVTGRDILLLSQTEKHGYINLIFRPNVVEIKEQYPLDLQTTIDICEEEGWIHPRDHETGELKVCTTDLIVIESDKNGRRTRKAYSFKYQVELDKEWRTKQKLMLEQKYWARLGVQFELVERMQICKMTAYNLINLSNWYERDLSEQELDEFVAFFLQYVRAKPLSALTEVLREAGNTFRHNTRRANKLFANSVLRLKIKLDLSRKLEYHQSVPLL, via the coding sequence ATGAAGCTATTCAACTCAGAAGCAAATAACAAAAAAATTAGGGCGTTCAACGAAGCGCAGCAAAAGGGTGAATATAGACCTTTCTTAAGCCCAAGCTTCATGTCAGCTGGAACGCGCTCCATTTTCAAGTGCCCCGTTACAGGACGCGACATTCTGTTGTTGTCACAAACAGAGAAGCACGGATACATCAACTTAATATTCCGACCCAATGTCGTTGAGATCAAGGAACAGTATCCGCTGGATTTACAAACGACGATCGACATCTGTGAAGAAGAAGGCTGGATCCATCCGAGAGATCATGAAACCGGAGAGCTAAAAGTTTGCACCACCGACTTGATAGTAATTGAGTCAGACAAAAATGGGAGGCGAACACGTAAAGCGTATAGTTTTAAATATCAAGTCGAGCTAGATAAAGAGTGGCGGACGAAGCAGAAACTGATGCTTGAGCAGAAGTATTGGGCGCGATTGGGTGTTCAATTCGAGTTAGTTGAGCGTATGCAAATTTGCAAGATGACGGCTTACAACTTGATAAATTTATCGAATTGGTACGAGCGTGACTTGAGTGAACAAGAGTTAGATGAATTTGTCGCCTTTTTTTTACAGTACGTCAGAGCAAAACCGCTCTCAGCGCTTACCGAAGTTCTGAGAGAGGCGGGTAATACGTTTCGGCATAATACCCGTCGTGCCAATAAGCTTTTTGCCAACTCTGTGTTGCGGTTGAAAATTAAACTCGACCTCAGTCGCAAGCTGGAATATCACCAGTCGGTTCCACTGCTGTAG
- a CDS encoding reverse transcriptase family protein, giving the protein MSSQIEYPQAGIASIDSLASALRIPSSELVALANNTSNLYRKSEQIEKDDGSKRITYDALPPLKIVLSNFRKRIIDKVLLPEYISAGKKGKSYIDNAEVHAGSKGLLSEDIKNFFPQVSFKSVFEAFKYLYKMSPEVAEVAALLCTKDGYLVQGSPVSGSLANIIFYAKEPFLVDRLKLLGFRYTRYYDDVHISHKTDDFSRDIGELRTKVYGIFISQGLQPHRTAKKSNYANSSRRMSVHGIVINNEKIKPNPKKVSDTRAMLFKFERLLETDYTIDSVVSLYRSIRGKIQTLKAQGSTKSEAYLTTLNSLMRKVDEAKAKKFVRKVRKVKTIKEYNKLSSKLSVLKKINVKVTRVVKIECDLAKKSLKA; this is encoded by the coding sequence ATGTCATCACAAATTGAGTACCCTCAAGCAGGCATTGCGTCAATTGACTCGCTAGCAAGCGCTTTACGGATACCATCAAGTGAGCTTGTCGCGCTAGCTAACAACACTTCAAATTTATATCGAAAATCAGAACAGATTGAAAAAGATGATGGTTCAAAAAGAATAACCTATGACGCCTTACCTCCTTTAAAGATCGTATTATCAAATTTTAGGAAGCGAATTATTGATAAGGTTCTACTTCCGGAATATATATCGGCAGGTAAAAAAGGTAAAAGCTACATAGATAATGCCGAAGTTCATGCTGGGAGCAAGGGACTATTGTCAGAGGATATCAAAAACTTTTTTCCTCAGGTTAGTTTTAAAAGTGTTTTTGAAGCCTTTAAATATTTATACAAAATGTCGCCAGAAGTAGCTGAAGTAGCAGCTTTATTGTGTACTAAAGATGGTTATCTTGTTCAGGGTAGCCCTGTTAGCGGGTCGCTAGCCAATATCATTTTTTATGCCAAAGAGCCGTTTTTAGTAGACAGACTTAAACTATTGGGCTTTCGCTACACGCGATATTACGATGATGTTCATATTAGTCATAAAACAGATGACTTTAGTCGTGATATTGGGGAACTTAGAACAAAAGTGTACGGGATTTTTATTTCTCAAGGTCTTCAACCTCATAGAACTGCTAAAAAAAGCAATTACGCGAATAGCAGCAGACGGATGTCTGTGCATGGCATTGTAATAAACAATGAGAAAATAAAGCCAAACCCTAAGAAAGTCTCAGACACTAGAGCGATGCTTTTTAAATTTGAACGATTGCTTGAAACAGATTACACAATTGACTCAGTAGTTAGCCTTTACAGGTCAATCAGAGGCAAAATACAAACCTTGAAAGCACAAGGCTCAACAAAGAGTGAAGCTTATCTTACAACACTTAATTCACTAATGAGAAAAGTTGACGAGGCTAAAGCTAAAAAATTTGTACGAAAAGTCAGAAAAGTTAAGACTATTAAGGAATATAACAAGCTTTCATCAAAGTTATCAGTATTAAAAAAAATAAACGTCAAGGTCACGAGGGTTGTAAAAATAGAATGCGATTTGGCCAAAAAATCATTGAAGGCTTAA
- a CDS encoding helix-turn-helix domain-containing protein: MLIGKTLKEIRSAKGLSLAALAEKSNTTKSYLSKIENEKRDASISTIRAVCKALGVPLNIFILLSEDVEEDEYFELNITLKELARKYVITN; the protein is encoded by the coding sequence ATGTTGATTGGAAAAACGCTTAAAGAGATCAGAAGTGCCAAAGGCCTTTCATTGGCCGCATTGGCTGAAAAATCAAATACTACGAAGTCATATCTTTCAAAGATAGAAAATGAAAAGCGCGATGCTTCTATTTCTACTATACGTGCTGTTTGTAAAGCGCTGGGAGTTCCACTTAACATATTCATTTTACTTTCAGAGGATGTCGAAGAAGACGAATATTTTGAGCTTAACATTACGTTAAAAGAGTTGGCTCGAAAGTATGTCATCACAAATTGA
- a CDS encoding cupredoxin domain-containing protein gives MLIANIVGLATIALIIWWFWLYKPKAKSALKTDVEVIVKDGVYSPALINVPAGKPIQVRFTRFDESPCAEMLLIPELEISEQLLVNKETEIVLPALTSGEYKFHCQMNMYKGLIRAI, from the coding sequence ATGTTGATAGCAAATATAGTTGGTTTGGCGACAATCGCTCTTATTATCTGGTGGTTTTGGCTTTATAAACCTAAGGCTAAAAGTGCACTTAAGACTGATGTAGAGGTAATCGTTAAAGATGGCGTTTACTCACCAGCATTGATCAATGTGCCGGCTGGTAAACCCATACAAGTAAGGTTCACTCGTTTCGATGAATCACCTTGTGCAGAAATGTTATTGATCCCTGAGCTCGAAATTAGTGAACAATTATTAGTTAATAAGGAAACTGAAATTGTTTTGCCAGCGCTAACAAGTGGGGAGTACAAGTTTCACTGTCAAATGAATATGTATAAAGGACTGATAAGAGCAATTTAG
- a CDS encoding heavy metal translocating P-type ATPase: MKNKEPSQQLIIEGAGCASCVGKIESAIQSTAGVVSAEMNFADRTVMVSGTAHASELIRAVESAGYNAKLLDNAKADQILDEKEAADWEYYKKLLRDTFIALSLGIPLMIYGLFIGEMTVVTTTERISWLIVGIATLGVMYFSGKHFYVGAWNSFKNHSANMDTLIAVGTGTAWIYSMVVVLSPDVLPLMARHVYFEATAMIIGLINLGLALELKARGKTSQAIKRLIGLQAKTAIVIRDNKEVEIGIEQVLENDVVKVKPGQKVPVDGEVVDGHTAIDESMLTGEPIPVEKNVSDQVVAGTLNKSGLILFRATRVGKDTALAQIINMVKKAQNSKPPIGRLADSISAYFVPAVMIISVLSALAWLNLGPEPAIAFATVSATTVLIIACPCALGLATPMSVMVGVGKAAEAGVLIRNGEALQTASKVTAMILDKTGTITEGAPKVTDIVLANATDEKSVLQLAASLENGSEHPLAEAILESAALKKIELLKIQSFKAITGQGVKARCEGKSLLFGNAKLMAEEDVDLTGFTGRAQSLAKEAKTPMYFAIDGELAAIIAVADPIKHDSISAIKRLQANGIKVIMLTGDNRETAAAVALKVGISEFYAEVLPEDKASKVKELQNLGEIVGMTGDGINDAPALALADVGFAIGTGTDVAIESADVTLMRGSLHGLADAIAVSKATLKNIKQNLFGAFIYNIAGIPVAAGVLYPVFGILLSPVIAGAAMAFSSLTVVSNANRLRLFKTRES; this comes from the coding sequence ATGAAAAATAAAGAACCTAGCCAGCAACTTATTATCGAAGGCGCAGGTTGTGCGAGTTGTGTTGGTAAAATTGAATCCGCAATTCAATCAACTGCGGGAGTTGTTTCAGCTGAAATGAACTTTGCAGATAGAACGGTGATGGTTTCTGGTACAGCGCACGCAAGTGAACTAATCAGAGCGGTCGAGTCGGCTGGCTACAATGCAAAACTATTGGATAACGCAAAAGCGGATCAGATTTTGGATGAGAAAGAAGCTGCTGATTGGGAGTATTACAAGAAGTTACTGCGAGATACTTTTATTGCACTGTCTCTAGGTATTCCACTAATGATCTATGGGTTGTTCATTGGTGAGATGACCGTTGTTACAACAACAGAGCGAATATCATGGCTTATTGTAGGTATTGCCACTTTGGGTGTGATGTATTTTTCAGGTAAGCATTTTTATGTTGGTGCATGGAACAGTTTCAAAAATCACTCTGCCAATATGGATACACTTATAGCTGTAGGCACAGGCACAGCTTGGATTTATTCAATGGTTGTTGTGCTTTCACCTGACGTACTTCCCTTAATGGCTCGCCATGTATATTTCGAAGCTACAGCAATGATCATTGGGTTAATCAACTTAGGTTTAGCACTTGAACTAAAAGCACGGGGCAAGACATCACAAGCCATAAAACGTTTGATTGGGTTGCAAGCAAAAACGGCTATTGTTATTCGAGACAATAAAGAGGTTGAAATAGGTATTGAGCAAGTCTTAGAGAACGACGTTGTAAAGGTTAAGCCTGGCCAAAAAGTTCCTGTAGATGGTGAAGTCGTGGACGGTCATACCGCTATAGATGAGTCAATGCTGACAGGTGAACCAATACCTGTTGAAAAAAATGTGAGTGATCAAGTAGTGGCAGGAACACTTAACAAGTCAGGCTTAATCCTTTTTAGGGCTACTCGAGTTGGAAAAGACACTGCGCTTGCTCAAATTATTAATATGGTAAAGAAAGCACAAAATTCAAAACCACCTATTGGTCGCTTAGCTGATTCTATTTCAGCCTATTTTGTGCCAGCTGTGATGATAATTTCTGTGTTAAGTGCTTTAGCGTGGCTCAACTTAGGTCCTGAGCCTGCCATTGCATTTGCTACCGTTTCTGCGACAACAGTTTTGATTATTGCTTGTCCATGCGCATTGGGCTTAGCAACTCCTATGTCAGTGATGGTTGGCGTTGGAAAAGCTGCTGAGGCTGGCGTATTAATTCGTAACGGTGAAGCATTACAAACAGCATCAAAAGTTACGGCAATGATTTTGGATAAAACAGGCACAATTACAGAGGGCGCTCCTAAAGTTACTGATATAGTCTTAGCAAATGCCACAGATGAAAAGTCAGTGCTTCAGTTAGCTGCCAGTTTAGAAAATGGTTCTGAACATCCTCTTGCAGAAGCAATCTTAGAAAGTGCTGCTCTGAAAAAAATCGAACTGTTAAAAATTCAATCATTTAAAGCGATTACAGGCCAAGGTGTTAAAGCAAGATGTGAAGGAAAGTCGCTATTGTTCGGCAACGCTAAATTGATGGCTGAAGAAGATGTAGACCTGACTGGTTTTACAGGAAGAGCACAATCCCTAGCGAAAGAAGCTAAAACTCCAATGTACTTTGCTATTGATGGCGAGTTGGCTGCAATTATTGCGGTGGCAGACCCTATTAAACATGACTCCATTTCTGCCATTAAGAGACTGCAAGCAAACGGTATTAAAGTGATTATGCTGACTGGCGACAACAGAGAGACCGCAGCGGCGGTTGCGTTAAAAGTGGGGATCTCTGAATTTTACGCAGAAGTTCTTCCTGAAGATAAAGCTAGTAAAGTTAAGGAACTTCAGAACTTAGGTGAAATTGTTGGTATGACTGGAGACGGTATCAATGACGCTCCAGCTTTGGCATTAGCAGACGTTGGTTTTGCAATTGGTACAGGTACTGATGTGGCCATCGAAAGTGCCGATGTTACTTTAATGAGAGGCTCTTTACATGGTCTTGCAGATGCTATTGCAGTGAGTAAAGCGACATTAAAAAATATAAAACAAAACTTATTTGGAGCTTTTATATACAACATCGCAGGGATCCCTGTGGCGGCAGGCGTGCTTTATCCTGTATTCGGCATTTTGCTGAGCCCCGTTATTGCTGGTGCTGCTATGGCGTTCTCTTCATTAACGGTAGTTTCCAACGCAAACAGATTACGCTTATTCAAAACAAGAGAAAGCTAG
- a CDS encoding MerR family transcriptional regulator: MKVSELAKAYGTTPDTVRYYTRLKLLNPIKSENGYKYYPPTEVSRFKFILSARQLGFSVSDIQQIVDEASHGKAACPLVRTLIKERLAETEKQFQAMLKLRENMSSALEQWECKEDKAPTSTMVCHLIDSFEPLNEEEPSDEK; the protein is encoded by the coding sequence ATGAAAGTGTCCGAACTAGCCAAGGCTTATGGCACAACGCCTGATACAGTAAGGTATTACACGCGTTTGAAGTTGCTTAATCCGATAAAGTCGGAAAATGGCTACAAATATTATCCGCCCACAGAGGTTTCTCGATTCAAGTTTATCTTAAGTGCAAGGCAACTTGGCTTTTCGGTGTCTGATATTCAGCAAATAGTTGATGAGGCTAGTCATGGCAAAGCTGCATGTCCATTGGTTCGAACGCTTATTAAAGAGCGATTAGCTGAAACAGAAAAACAATTCCAAGCAATGCTAAAGTTACGTGAAAATATGAGCAGTGCCCTAGAGCAATGGGAATGTAAAGAGGATAAAGCACCAACATCTACGATGGTTTGTCATCTTATCGATAGTTTCGAGCCTCTAAATGAGGAGGAACCAAGTGATGAAAAATAA
- a CDS encoding nuclear transport factor 2 family protein has translation MKIIKIILSLLVTTSILANAHGDKSKEQGLFKGADTPAAKVVVAFHLALKTGDKKTARSLLADDVTIYEGGRVERSANEYAHHHMLSDMKYLAAVDSKILEHQVTVLGDTAISASRTHTVGTYKGKDRNYQGMETMVLEKQSGEWKIKHIHWSH, from the coding sequence ATGAAAATAATAAAGATAATACTCAGCTTATTAGTGACAACCAGTATACTTGCTAATGCACATGGTGATAAAAGTAAAGAGCAAGGCTTATTTAAAGGGGCTGATACTCCCGCTGCGAAAGTAGTAGTTGCATTTCATCTAGCACTAAAAACCGGCGACAAAAAAACAGCGAGAAGTCTGTTAGCTGATGATGTCACTATATATGAAGGGGGGCGTGTGGAAAGAAGTGCGAATGAATATGCTCATCACCACATGTTGTCAGATATGAAATACCTAGCAGCTGTCGATAGCAAAATATTAGAACATCAAGTGACTGTTTTGGGGGATACCGCTATATCTGCTTCACGTACTCACACAGTAGGCACCTACAAGGGCAAAGACCGCAATTATCAAGGCATGGAAACCATGGTGCTTGAAAAACAAAGTGGTGAGTGGAAAATCAAACATATTCATTGGTCACATTAG
- a CDS encoding copper resistance D family protein: MEMYIWSTLIVLSNFSFYLGFVSIASYTFLGQVIDQIQQKAQQKTTTTPSTFLKLINGWIFVGLVANFIWFIASTGAMAEDGIRGALDSDMIELMWGSSIGEVTFYRSIGFSIAIFAFVFFVYSKPTKIKRYVLHLLYLCSLLLLAYSFSVLGHVSELAWLERITLIFHVLLIAWWMGALLPLRYACSVLAHNELFILMEKFGKQAVPMVTLIIIAGLWLSIQLVGSIDALVTTSYGQVLLFKLILVNLILLLAARHKFKLVPALNNSTGREMLSKSISIEIVIALAILVTTSALTSLVGPESYL, from the coding sequence ATGGAAATGTATATCTGGAGTACGCTAATTGTACTGTCAAATTTTTCGTTTTACCTTGGCTTTGTAAGTATCGCTAGTTATACATTTCTTGGACAAGTTATTGATCAAATTCAACAGAAAGCTCAACAGAAAACGACAACAACACCTTCGACATTTTTAAAGCTAATCAATGGTTGGATTTTTGTTGGGCTCGTTGCCAATTTTATATGGTTCATAGCTAGCACAGGTGCAATGGCTGAAGATGGTATTAGAGGAGCTCTGGATAGCGACATGATTGAGCTCATGTGGGGTTCCTCTATTGGCGAAGTAACGTTTTATCGTTCCATTGGCTTTTCAATTGCAATATTTGCATTTGTTTTTTTTGTATATAGTAAACCTACTAAGATAAAGCGCTATGTTCTTCACTTACTTTATTTGTGCAGTTTGCTACTACTGGCATACTCATTTTCAGTATTGGGACATGTCTCCGAATTAGCTTGGCTAGAAAGAATAACGCTAATTTTTCATGTCCTTTTAATCGCATGGTGGATGGGGGCGTTGTTACCGTTGAGGTACGCTTGTAGTGTTTTAGCGCATAATGAGCTTTTTATACTAATGGAAAAATTTGGCAAGCAAGCCGTTCCCATGGTGACACTGATAATTATTGCTGGCCTTTGGTTATCTATTCAGCTTGTAGGCAGTATTGACGCCCTTGTGACCACTTCTTATGGACAAGTCCTTCTTTTTAAATTGATTTTAGTTAATTTAATTTTATTACTCGCAGCAAGGCACAAATTTAAGCTAGTTCCTGCACTTAACAATTCAACCGGCCGAGAAATGTTATCTAAATCTATTTCCATTGAAATAGTGATAGCGCTCGCCATTTTAGTAACTACATCAGCACTAACAAGTTTAGTTGGTCCTGAAAGCTACCTTTAA
- a CDS encoding copper resistance CopC family protein: MNTLIKTIMVVIMTFSVSALAHVSLKASMPTDNAMLMKSPETLSLSFTKNVKIVKLSLKNKQGEKIKFGFKPTKESNREFSWKLPKLAPANYIVEATFLGKDGHKMKESFGFMVH; this comes from the coding sequence ATGAATACATTAATCAAAACTATTATGGTCGTAATTATGACATTTAGCGTGAGTGCGTTAGCTCATGTCAGTTTAAAAGCGTCAATGCCTACAGATAATGCAATGCTAATGAAGTCTCCAGAGACCTTATCTTTGAGCTTCACTAAAAATGTAAAGATCGTAAAGTTGTCACTTAAAAATAAACAAGGTGAAAAGATTAAATTTGGTTTTAAGCCAACGAAAGAGTCGAACAGAGAATTCTCATGGAAACTCCCTAAATTGGCACCTGCAAATTACATCGTTGAGGCCACGTTTTTAGGTAAGGATGGCCATAAAATGAAAGAAAGCTTTGGCTTTATGGTTCATTAA